A single genomic interval of candidate division WOR-3 bacterium harbors:
- a CDS encoding YncE family protein, with amino-acid sequence MGQRRLLILIFILLLFLGNNNCRKWGNPFDKPPNRPVPVFPESGAVNVDTGVTLRWRCSHPDTNERLHFDIYFGTGNPPGLRDTGITDTFYRPHNLAILTSYYWRVLARDRFGDTAWGPVYQFTTRRANTLPFVPSRPQPESGAVNQLARVKLSWKGGDPDPGDTVVYDVYLGIRVPLAIVFRNLPDTFCSPPGLMYESTYYWYVVARDEVGDTVVGPLWRFSVCPALRVLEPSDTSRWRSGASYTIRWTGGLLGDSTVLYYSSNNGVTWPTRIDRTTAPGSYTWTLPINLTPTNSARIQVRRYISRDTMLGTSAQFEVYDTRKPSAINVISPDSLSEWTIGSTREVLWTGGTFLGMDSAVIHYSTNNGLVWTRQGKTTRPGRFLWTVPAPVTDQAKIRVRAYCLDSATTGFSATFRVIEGLPAITITEPTSQTRWREGSNQTVTWTGGPSAPDSTTVYYSTDDGANWIRHGRATAPGSYTWLVPGPATDNARVQVRSYLGNDSSVGTSQRYVVYDSLPPTPITVTSPAPGARWTIGSTQTITWTGGTFGMESTVIFYSSNGGTDWSRQGKTTVPGSFVWQVPPPTTNNALVRVRAYCGNHTSEGTSGTFTVAGTGGTPDTVVATVTVGSKPRALLWDSLHNKIFVANYNSASVSVIDGASNQVITNISVGANPYDLCLNPTNGRIYVSNYGAGTVSVIDGATNQVLTTVNVGSFPQALCFNTTNNRVYVANYRNAQVTVIDGANNEVLTTIPVDSSPIALVYNPVYNKVYCANFARNSVTVIDGATNQVLGTVGVDYQPCALVVDAQGNVAVANRLFGKLSVINGNNQAVITTINVGSEPWALAYNAVDNRIYVANSGSNNVSVINAQNYSLVTTMNVGNHPRSLTWAGWVDKLYCANYDGETVNMIDCATNTVRKTIAVGQRPIALCTNSADSKVYVANYDSGTVTIIGSAGYSR; translated from the coding sequence ATGGGACAAAGGCGACTTTTAATTTTAATTTTCATTTTGCTGCTGTTCTTGGGTAACAATAACTGCCGGAAATGGGGAAATCCGTTTGACAAACCGCCCAATCGGCCGGTGCCGGTTTTTCCAGAGAGCGGGGCGGTAAATGTCGACACTGGTGTAACTTTACGCTGGCGTTGTTCCCATCCCGATACCAATGAAAGGTTGCACTTTGATATCTATTTCGGGACAGGAAACCCACCCGGGCTGCGTGATACCGGAATTACCGACACCTTCTATCGTCCCCATAACCTTGCGATTCTTACATCTTATTACTGGAGGGTTTTAGCCCGGGACCGGTTTGGTGATACCGCTTGGGGTCCAGTTTACCAGTTTACAACTCGAAGGGCAAACACTTTGCCTTTTGTACCAAGCCGTCCTCAGCCCGAAAGTGGTGCGGTTAATCAACTGGCAAGGGTGAAACTTTCCTGGAAGGGTGGAGACCCGGACCCGGGTGATACGGTTGTTTATGATGTTTATCTTGGTATTAGGGTGCCATTAGCAATTGTGTTCCGGAATTTGCCCGACACTTTTTGCAGCCCCCCGGGTTTGATGTACGAGTCAACTTATTACTGGTATGTGGTTGCCCGTGATGAGGTTGGTGACACCGTTGTCGGTCCATTGTGGCGCTTTTCCGTCTGTCCGGCGCTTAGAGTTCTCGAGCCAAGCGATACTTCGAGATGGCGGAGCGGAGCAAGTTATACGATAAGGTGGACGGGTGGGTTGTTAGGGGACTCCACGGTGCTTTACTATTCAAGTAATAACGGTGTTACCTGGCCGACGCGTATTGACCGAACAACCGCTCCGGGCAGTTACACCTGGACTCTGCCAATTAACCTGACACCAACTAACAGTGCCCGGATTCAGGTGCGACGCTATATCAGTCGGGATACGATGCTCGGTACCTCGGCGCAGTTTGAGGTGTACGATACACGAAAGCCCTCTGCGATAAATGTGATTTCCCCGGATTCACTGTCAGAATGGACCATCGGTTCAACCCGTGAGGTTCTCTGGACCGGCGGTACTTTTCTTGGGATGGATTCAGCGGTGATTCATTATTCAACCAACAATGGCTTGGTCTGGACACGGCAGGGAAAAACAACCCGGCCTGGAAGATTTTTATGGACGGTGCCGGCACCGGTCACAGACCAGGCAAAAATCAGGGTACGGGCGTACTGTCTTGATTCGGCAACTACCGGATTCAGCGCGACCTTCCGGGTGATTGAAGGGCTGCCGGCAATAACAATCACCGAACCCACTTCTCAAACCAGATGGCGCGAAGGTTCCAATCAAACCGTAACCTGGACTGGTGGTCCTTCAGCACCGGATTCAACAACAGTGTATTATTCAACAGATGACGGTGCAAATTGGATACGGCACGGTCGGGCTACAGCACCGGGTAGTTACACCTGGCTCGTTCCTGGTCCTGCGACCGATAATGCCCGGGTTCAGGTCCGGTCTTATCTGGGCAATGATTCTTCGGTTGGAACAAGTCAGCGTTATGTTGTTTACGACTCACTGCCACCAACGCCAATTACGGTCACTTCGCCTGCTCCTGGAGCGCGGTGGACCATTGGTTCGACCCAGACTATTACCTGGACGGGCGGAACCTTTGGGATGGAGTCAACGGTAATTTTCTACTCGAGTAACGGCGGTACAGACTGGTCGCGTCAGGGCAAAACAACAGTGCCCGGTAGCTTTGTCTGGCAGGTGCCACCACCAACAACTAACAACGCCCTGGTGCGGGTTCGGGCATACTGTGGCAATCATACAAGCGAAGGAACAAGTGGAACATTTACCGTAGCAGGTACCGGTGGCACACCCGATACAGTAGTGGCAACGGTAACGGTTGGCTCAAAGCCCCGGGCGTTGCTCTGGGACAGTTTGCACAACAAAATTTTCGTTGCCAATTATAACAGCGCGAGTGTTTCGGTGATTGATGGCGCGAGCAATCAGGTGATAACCAATATTTCGGTTGGTGCCAATCCGTACGACCTGTGCCTGAACCCAACAAATGGCCGGATTTATGTAAGTAATTATGGAGCGGGGACAGTTTCCGTAATCGATGGCGCTACGAATCAGGTGCTCACGACGGTCAATGTGGGTAGTTTCCCACAGGCGCTCTGTTTTAATACAACAAATAATCGTGTCTATGTTGCGAATTATCGTAATGCCCAGGTAACGGTGATTGACGGCGCTAACAATGAGGTGCTTACTACGATACCGGTTGATTCCAGTCCGATTGCGCTGGTCTACAACCCGGTGTACAACAAGGTGTACTGCGCTAACTTTGCGCGCAACAGTGTAACGGTCATTGACGGTGCGACCAATCAGGTGCTGGGTACGGTTGGGGTTGATTATCAGCCCTGTGCGCTGGTGGTCGATGCTCAGGGCAATGTTGCGGTGGCGAACCGACTTTTTGGTAAGTTAAGCGTTATCAATGGCAACAATCAGGCTGTGATTACGACGATAAATGTTGGCAGCGAACCCTGGGCGCTTGCTTACAACGCAGTTGACAACCGCATCTATGTTGCCAACTCCGGTAGTAACAATGTTTCGGTTATCAACGCCCAGAATTACTCTCTGGTTACGACGATGAATGTGGGCAATCATCCTCGTAGTCTAACCTGGGCGGGCTGGGTTGATAAACTTTACTGTGCTAATTACGATGGAGAAACGGTCAATATGATTGACTGCGCTACCAATACGGTACGGAAGACGATCGCCGTGGGGCAACGGCCGATTGCGCTATGTACCAACTCCGCTGACAGCAAAGTTTATGTTGCCAACTATGATTCCGGGACGGTGACAATAATTGGCAGCGCTGGTTATTCTCGTTGA
- a CDS encoding PorV/PorQ family protein encodes MTPITVLLTILALFSNPARSVFPVLKVAQGVRAAGMGEAGIGLANDGNALYWNSAGLASFSDYSISLSHQEWFSDTKDELFQAILPAKTGALGFGVLYSQTGSIEHWDADNNPGNTFSTWNGVLSLGYGINLFSNYAIGFVAKGCYENLYQSHGYGAGIDLGFRGQPLKSLSVGIVGRNLGLMDYNGIYTLPAEVGAGLSYSQKNLTAVLDGIFSFDQKFNFRLGVEYTPVKELSLRVGYRSGPEDISSLGYLSAISAGIGVNLTNFSIDYALTPYGKLGQVHRLGLRLTLERKGQGVLRVRVFDEETTEPVWATVTISGVKQFRGETGRKGELLIQGILPGQIVINTIANGYLPRTDTMLILGDREQSAALTLRPIKYGTITGTLYDATTSKPISGIVTYQGEVYGETQTDPTIGTFAIRNIPAGKYIITAKGLGNYIAQTCTLELQGGKLLRHDFYLLKRLKTTQPNPNNNLQRE; translated from the coding sequence ATGACGCCGATAACTGTTCTTTTAACCATTTTAGCCCTTTTTAGTAACCCAGCCCGTTCCGTTTTTCCGGTTTTAAAAGTCGCTCAGGGCGTAAGGGCGGCAGGAATGGGTGAAGCTGGTATTGGTCTTGCCAACGACGGCAATGCCCTTTACTGGAACTCTGCTGGCTTAGCAAGCTTTTCTGACTACTCAATTTCGCTTTCTCATCAGGAGTGGTTTAGTGATACGAAAGACGAACTGTTCCAGGCGATCCTTCCGGCAAAAACCGGTGCCCTGGGTTTTGGTGTACTCTACTCCCAAACTGGTAGCATTGAACACTGGGACGCAGACAACAACCCAGGCAACACATTTAGCACCTGGAACGGGGTTCTTTCTCTCGGCTACGGAATTAATCTATTCTCTAATTATGCAATTGGTTTCGTTGCAAAAGGTTGCTATGAAAACCTATACCAGAGCCATGGTTACGGTGCTGGTATTGACCTGGGATTTCGGGGACAACCTTTAAAATCCCTAAGTGTGGGCATTGTCGGTCGGAACCTCGGATTGATGGACTACAACGGCATTTACACTTTACCAGCCGAAGTGGGCGCCGGTTTGTCTTACAGCCAGAAAAATTTAACAGCAGTTCTCGATGGCATTTTCTCTTTTGACCAGAAATTCAATTTCCGATTAGGGGTTGAATACACTCCGGTAAAAGAGCTCTCACTCCGTGTCGGATATCGCAGCGGACCCGAGGACATTTCCTCGCTTGGCTACCTCAGTGCTATCAGTGCGGGTATTGGTGTCAACCTAACCAATTTTTCTATTGATTACGCTCTCACCCCGTATGGTAAATTGGGACAGGTGCACCGGCTGGGACTACGCCTGACCCTGGAGCGCAAAGGCCAGGGCGTATTGAGGGTCCGGGTCTTCGATGAAGAGACAACCGAACCGGTCTGGGCAACTGTAACCATTTCCGGAGTAAAGCAGTTCCGGGGAGAAACCGGTCGCAAAGGCGAACTTTTAATTCAAGGGATTTTGCCCGGACAGATTGTCATTAACACAATCGCCAACGGTTATCTGCCCCGAACCGATACAATGCTAATTCTTGGTGACCGAGAACAGTCCGCCGCCCTTACTCTCCGACCGATAAAATACGGCACAATCACCGGCACACTTTACGATGCTACAACCAGCAAGCCAATTTCTGGGATTGTAACTTATCAAGGTGAGGTTTATGGCGAAACACAAACCGACCCGACCATCGGTACATTTGCAATTCGAAATATTCCTGCGGGCAAATACATCATCACAGCTAAGGGACTGGGAAACTACATTGCTCAAACCTGCACCCTTGAGTTACAGGGTGGAAAACTCCTGCGCCACGACTTTTACCTTCTAAAGCGCCTAAAGACGACCCAGCCCAATCCCAACAACAATCTTCAACGAGAATAA